The Pelmatolapia mariae isolate MD_Pm_ZW linkage group LG9, Pm_UMD_F_2, whole genome shotgun sequence genome has a segment encoding these proteins:
- the LOC134634299 gene encoding oxygen-regulated protein 1-like, whose product MMNEAGLRNALPDQSSGSGQTFGTSRHPSVIDPILSKRVCFYKSGDPQFNGLRLVINNRTFKTFDALLDSLSKKVPLPFGVRNITTPRGIHAVKSLDELKDGKSYICSDSRKVKPINLALARKKLPPWYHARPVSSRRRTIQQGRFFPGQSIHKQEPVLIRTPKSLLVFCNGDPSVKHTVVLHKKTSPSYEAILEYISELMQFHVVKLHTPDGRRVDGVPGLILCSGTVVAVGREPFRPADYSAQQSPSPTWRRTKQMSLKRQKALNRKKRSRNFSSSSERYIVHQIHNTIAESSCDIRSNPTNSVELESNRILESVAETDGNEAEGQDYMLPSDDNIEKSFQVNQDGSMTVEMKVRLTIKEEEAIHWTTTLTRSSVTSQHNASSLPETEAELDICSPKSNSLDLQSLAAAVDTINKDKTQDNNDDDPPSLGNGALSESGKEEEIVKNHSDALSSGRAPTPGYKQISKKQASVESIISVTEDGIQQGTIGSYSYSEQTGNGTMTEQYCMAKQSSTRPVPKPRRLSSVDVNSKNVSGFKSAEMSEIMQSESSGEEVTETVIHIYEQQTCQDNFLANVCAHTTTTVGRPPTSETGQMSSNNEFESELCRPSTASESISIWKTESMSVKLQHNGVVRGKNRQQQFQKPRKSQTKTHQKDTSMDKRASSKPKVVRRLATPRKRQKQNTAEATEAHKKVKAFSSAGYIRRIYGNKMKSSKTLKNLKRRPAQNRDRGVTAKSSEVSDETTRSTVKDSNVQSVLKKSIERVSFDTSQMNVSPNEVSQTRGILTRQTSIHVEKRSKNEADDINVSVLPAFNNSSAVTNEYVESWLQEAHLNHPSHLHEERQKLEAENGKYKEPKNKHDLIDVAEDVKCSEIQMCQTSEPPPESSLATSVKLRVQSFENKSSPPVEKATARQQLVHHSPSTKNTGNQKNESQKEEINRPVPPSDKISTETLLDSEVENKSSSVRISFQKTTPLNTLSMELPPPPTPAESTELSNTEYCMKDASSVNSSPLYRLSSVSSEGTDNNPLPISPTSDKAVSFTDDTTAPLSRTPSIKRAPLVSNLSLERKMSVRKASVDKYALSSEATPEKTTSFTQNNTVGSDGICSTPSQLPIEAQLEAAHWSGLTSCPSCGTSVSPSSLTSDERLSSPSISSNDASVPSNTPFKVREMSKETQKETSTPKMLVKKAKAKTSPSPERKFQNRPVDKTLSPNIRLQKHAASDGSPSTERKQTNKPKLQKRLSPYSQSLDMALPPVKHKSGRKLLSKDLSSDNPSEQTTMRQTKTSILRKNHQTPQSLNSKAEPDKMLTSVTFMSLEADQCIEKNETEGEAADQENPMTNMQITKPLNTANQPSMKPVLEKICYSIKSIRQMTQNKRPSCLEKSNSLPDFSSHVASMFGSSSKALLAFLAVMTLQEGLTNLNRNELNANSVSCAEALKMIDSLREIAGIEDSHRLQTSLSNLQKTASKQLLQSWKGFQELSDKCKSRSSTPNVSEAELLTGENPEQERVAEENIIDEIMNNLDVPEKLKEELASLSLSPKSDSDITESSRKDSSKEIADHFFKEEAATVLDSTPDDKVDVDVRSIIKKFTDVKQMQQSGADKSHLMAEEAKDKPTIPATKDNDPPANPTVTEEKWLHSKASILQENEEDLQSCRDTSRENIIKGEVGSKKNFKKDSGADDEGQKKNSSASKELAERGSCKQSVISSDAGELKSSGDESETSCEEIKHESIEGEDQSKPESPSEDEDSKLPSPSYYVELNVREEKRITGLDRENRTKVTCTEMNKGDSSAPVCQPSSEKEHPSQTYSMGLTDESTGNSDMDEPSSEEEQPEVDSKKLQVIVEESMSGTEEEQEDMEEKQLCDLPDDREQKKRASSSLTALIEEPNEDKVSSEDEDPYIEETYIYDRTNSESTHSNLIENQISEKESLTHCSFNADDDSGNDHNSFEEHADEEELKVQEEQITSSIEELSYYEKESSSEEEKAHVDRYKGETVTHQAAPALATQSEGTTSEKSVEKVQSEEIISQSVAERVILLEKRVADAEKRKSTTKSSAVRFYSQKDTPQDSDDEDLPCESPTSQVTLCTRSAPQSSLSFSYDSSGVITTEPEGSRVRSIREMFLARSATNIQQTRFPIPHTSELAELRAETSVSGGYQSQTSSELSSGEDDSARKSITKGFVRRTIERLYGKKDANTDEEASERPPSEPKQEKNGQSGILASFHTARSKAMSELSYFYSTNALDTLSEATRCIAFNAQVGPGDSIPIDNGRWLLRDNTLIRKSVSDPIGINKSFTNTPEGKGAFEDTEEKSPYSLFATKPEPEEDKTKLLSRKCTYFSLPHGSESDICQDELSTASKSSANGDSITEEKDSSEDTKTWAERNGMLPGLTDFKMIDNKVHPVMEPQPEGDVVVVVQPGKGQGAVNRRLPEQDILDVLYNFCGQHCPLL is encoded by the exons ATGATGAATGAGGCAGGACTTCGGAACGCCCTCCCTGACCAGTCATCGGGGAGTGGGCAAACTTTCGGCACCTCACGCCACCCAAGCGTCATTGACCCTATCTTATCAAAGCGGGTCTGTTTCTACAAGAGCGGAGATCCTCAGTTCAATGGTTTGCGCCTTGTCATCAACAACCGCACCTTTAAGACCTTTGATGCACTCTTGGACAGTCTCTCCAAGAAGGTACCCCTGCCGTTTGGGGTGAGGAACATCACCACTCCTAGGGGGATTCATGCAGTCAAATCTTTGGATGAACTTAAGGATGGGAAATCCTACATTTGCTCCGATAGCCGTAAGGTAAAGCCCATCAATCTGGCGCTGGCCAGGAAGAAGCTGCCACCCTGGTACCATGCCAGACCAGTTAGCTCTCGCCGTCGGACTATTCAGCAGGGTCGGTTTTTCCCAGGCCAGAGTATCCACAAACAGGAGCCAGTGCTTATTCGCACACCCAAGAGCCTACTGGTTTTCTGCAATGGGGACCCCTCTGTAAAACACACTGTGGTGCTTCACAAGAAGACTTCTCCAAGTTACGAAGCTATCCTGGAATATATCTCAGAGCTCATGCAGTTCCATGTGGTGAAATTACACACTCCTGATGGCAGACGT GTTGATGGTGTTCCAGGCTTGATATTGTGCTCTGGAACTGTGGTAGCTGTGGGCAGGGAGCCATTCAGGCCTGCAGACTACAGTGCACAGCAATCTCCATCTCCAACATGGCGGCGTACCAAGCAAATGAGTCTCAAGAGGCAAAAGGCTTTGAATC GTAAAAAGAGGTCAAGGAATTTTTCCTCGTCATCTGAGAGGTACATCGTTCATCAGATTCACAACACCATCGCAGAGAGTTCCTGTGATATACGCAGCAACCCCACAAACTCTGTTGAGTTGGAGTCAAATCGCATCCTGGAGTCTGTAGCAGAGACAGATGGCAATGAAGCTGAAGGGCAGGACTACATGCTGCCCAGCGACGACAATATTGAGAAGTCCTTCCAGGTGAATCAGGACGGCAGCATGACGGTGGAGATGAAGGTGAGGTTGACGATTAAGGAAGAGGAAGCCATCCACTGGACCACCACCCTGACACGCTCAAGCGTAACCAGCCAGCATAATGCGAGCTCTTTACCGGAGACTGAGGCAGAGCTGGACATCTGCTCGCCTAAATCAAACTCACTGGATTTACAGAGTCTTGCTGCCGCTGTCGACACAATCAACAAGGACAAAACTCAAGACAACAATGACGACGATCCACCATCGCTCGGTAATGGAGCTTTAAGTGAGAGCGGTAAGGAAGAGGAGATCGTCAAAAACCACTCAGATGCATTGTCCTCTGGGAGAGCTCCCACACCAGGATACAAGCAAATTAGCAAAAAGCAAGCCTCTGTGGAGAGTATCATATCAGTTACAGAAGATGGGATTCAGCAAGGAACTATTGGCTCTTATTCCTACAGTGAGCAGACAGGAAATGGAACAATGACAGAGCAGTATTGCATGGCCAAGCAGAGCAGCACTAGACCGGTGCCCAAACCAAGAAGACTCAGCTCTGTTGATGTCAACAGTAAAAATGTTTCTGGATTTAAATCTGCAGAAATGAGTGAGATCATGCAGAGTGAATCCAGTGGAGAGGAGGTGACTGAGACAGTTATACACATATATGAACAGCAAACATGCCAGGACAATTTCCTTGCAAATGTTTGTGCACACACTACTACGACTGTTGGAAGGCCACCTACTTCAGAAACAGGGCAGATGTCATCGAATAATGAATTTGAATCAGAACTCTGCAGACCGTCAACTGCATCCGAGTCCATTAGTATCTGGAAGACTGAAAGTATGTCAGTAAAGTTGCAGCACAATGGTGTCGTGAGAGGAAAAAATAGACAGCAGCAGTTCCAAAAACCcagaaaaagccaaacaaagacCCATCAAAAAGACACCAGCATGGATAAGAGGGCATCCTCAAAGCCCAAGGTGGTTCGGAGGCTCGCAACACCacgaaaaagacaaaaacagaatactGCAGAAGCAACGGAAgcacataaaaaagtaaaagcttTCTCCAGTGCCGGATACATTAGGAGGATTTATGGAAACAAAATGAAGTCATCGAAAACGCTGAAAAACCTTAAAAGGAGACCAGCACAAAACAGGGACAGAGGTGTTACAGCAAAGAGCTCAGAAGTGTCAGATGAGACAACAAGAAGCACGGTCAAAGACTCAAATGTGCAATCAGTGTTAAAAAAATCCATAGAGAGAGTTTCTTTTGATACAAGCCAGATGAATGTTTCTCCCAATGAGGTCAGCCAGACACGGGGAATACTGACACGGCAGACATCGATCCATGTGGAGAAAAGGAGCAAAAACGAGGCCGATGATATTAATGTAAGCGTGTTGCCTGCTTTTAACAACTCCAGCGCTGTTACAAATGAATATGTAGAAAGCTGGCTGCAGGAAGCCCACCTCAACCACCCGTCTCACCTGCATGAGGAACGTCAAAAACTGGAAGCAGAAAATGGCAAGTATAAAGAGCCTAAAAATAAGCATGACCTGATCGATGTGGCAGAAGATGTAAAGTGTTCGGAAATACAAATGTGTCAAACTTCAGAACCTCCACCAGAGAGTTCACTGGCAACATCTGTCAAACTTAGAGTCCAGTCTTTTGAAAACAAATCGAGTCCACCCGTCGAGAAGGCTACAGCCAGGCAGCAACTTGTTCATCATTCTCCAAGCacaaaaaacacaggaaaccaGAAGAACGAATcccaaaaagaagaaataaaccGTCCTGTGCCACCAAGTGATAAGATCTCAACAGAAACACTGTTAGACAGTGAAGTGGAAAATAAATCAAGCTCGGTCAGGATCTCCTTCCAAAAAACAACGCCGCTTAATACGCTTTCAATGGAGCTACCACCACCACCTACTCCTGCTGAAAGCACAGAGCTATCAAACACTGAATACTGCATGAAAGATGCATCGTCAGTGAACAGCAGCCCATTATACAGGCTCTCATCAGTGAGCAGTGAAGGGACAGATAATAATCCATTACCCATCAGTCCTACGTCTGACAAGGCTGTATCATTTACAGATGACACAACAGCACCACTCTCAAGAACACCCTCTATTAAAAGGGCCCCTTTGGTCAGTAATCTGTCTCTTGAAAGGAAAATGTCCGTGAGAAAGGCTTCTGTTGATAAATATGCTTTAAGCAGTGAGGCCACTCCAGAGAAGACCACATCATTTACTCAGAACAACACTGTGGGAAGTGATGGCATCTGTTCAACACCATCACAGCTACCAATCGAAGCCCAACTAGAAGCGGCACACTGGTCAGGTCTGACGAGCTGCCCGTCGTGTGGTACTTCTGTGTCCCCATCTAGTTTAACATCTGATGAGAGGCTGTCATCGCCCAGTATCTCATCAAATGATGCATCAGTGCCAAGTAATACCCCATTTAAAGTGAgagaaatgagtaaagaaactCAAAAAGAGACGTCAACACCTAAGATGCTggtgaaaaaagcaaaagcaaaaaccaGCCCATCTCCGGAGAGGAAGTTCCAAAACCGCCCTGTGGATAAAACTCTGTCTCCAAACATTAGACTACAAAAACACGCAGCTTCAGATGGTAGCCCCTCCACTGAGAGAAAGCAGACTAATAAACCAAAACTGCAAAAGAGACTCTCTCCATATTCCCAGTCTCTGGACATGGCGTTGCCGCCTGTCAAACACAAGTCAGGTAGAAAGTTGCTCTCCAAAGATCTCTCCTCTGACAACCCATCAGAGCAAACAACTATGAGACAAACTAAAACATCAATCCTAAGAAAAAATCACCAGACACCACAGTCACTAAATTCAAAAGCTGAACCAGATAAAATGCTGACCTCTGTCACTTTCATGTCACTGGAAGCTGACCAGTGTATTGAAAAGAACGAGACAGAAGGTGAAGCAGCAGATCAAGAGAACCCTATGACAAACATGCAAATAACAAAGCCattaaacactgcaaaccagccAAGCATGAAACCAGTCCTTGAAAAGATTTGCTACTCAATCAAGTCAATAAGACAGATGACTCAAAACAAACGTCCATCCTGTCTGGAAAAGTCCAACAGCTTGCCTGACTTCTCCTCCCACGTAGCGTCTATGTTTGGCTCCTCATCTAAAGCGCTTCTCGCTTTCTTGGCTGTCATGACCCTCCAGGAAGGGCTTACAAACTTGAATAGGAATGAGCTGAACGCAAACAGCGTCAGCTGTGCGGAGGCTTTAAAAATGATCGATTCGCTCAGAGAAATTGCCGGAATCGAGGATTCCCACAGATTACAGACGAGTTTgtcaaatttgcaaaaaacgGCCTCAAAGCAGCTCCTGCAGAGCTGGAAGGGCTTTCAGGAGCTCAGTGACAAATGCAAAAGCCGCAGCTCAACGCCAAATGTTTCAGAGGCAGAACTCCTAACTGGAGAGAACCCCGAACAAGAGCGTGTCGCTGAAGAAAACATTATTGATGAGATCATGAATAACCTCGATGTACCGGAGAAGCTGAAGGAGGAACTGGCTTCTCTTTCATTAAGTCCAAAAAGTGATTCTGACATTACAGAGTCGTCACGTAAAGATAGCAGTAAAGAAATTGCTGATCATTTCTTCAAAGAGGAAGCTGCCACTGTTTTGGATTCCACACCAGATGATAAAGTGGATGTGGATGTAAGGTCCATCATTAAAAAATTCACAGATGTTAAGCAAATGCAACAATCTGGAGCAGACAAATCTCACCTGATGGCAGAGGAAGCAAAGGACAAACCGACAATCCCAGCCACTAAAGACAATGATCCACCAGCTAACCCTACTGTTACTGAAGAAAAGTGGCTTCACAGTAAAGCATCGATTCTACAAGAGAACGAGGAGGACTTGCAGTCATGTCGGGACACATCAAGGGAGAATATCATCAAAGGAGAAGTCGGGAGTAAGAAAAATTTCAAGAAGGACTCAGGTGCAGATGATGAAGGGCAGAAAAAGAACTCAAGTGCCAGTAaagaattagcagaaagagggAGTTGTAAGCAAAGTGTGATCAGTTCAGATGCAGGTGAGCTGAAGAGCTCAGGGGATGAGTCGGAAACTTCATGTGAGGAGATCAAACACGAGAGTATCGAGGGTGAAGACCAGTCCAAACCTGAAAGTCCCTCTGAGGATGAAGATAGCAAGCTACCAAGCCCCAGCTATTACGTGGAACTAAATGTAAGAGAGGAGAAACGCATAACCGGCCTAGACAGGGAAAATCGGACAAAGGTCACGTGTACCGAGATGAACAAAGGTGACTCGTCTGCCCCTGTGTGTCAGCCCAGCTCTGAGAAGGAACACCCGAGCCAAACATACAGCATGGGACTGACTGATGAAAGCACCGGAAACTCAGACATGGACGAGCCATCTTCAGAGGAAGAGCAGCCAGAGGTTGATAGCAAGAAGCTGCAGGTTATTGTTGAAGAAAGCATGTCCGGCACTGAGGAAGAGCAGGAGGACATGGAGGAGAAACAGCTTTGTGACCTTCCAGATGATCGCGAGCAAAAGAAAAGAGCTTCATCATCTTTAACAGCTTTGATTGAAGAGCCAAATGAAGACAAGGTTAGCTCAGAAGATGAGGACCCTTACATTGAGGAGACATATATTTATGACAGGACAAACAGTGAGAGCACGCATAGCAATTTAATAGAAAATCAGATTtcggaaaaagagagtttaacACATTGTAGCTTTAATGCAGACGATGATAGCGGGAACGATCACAACAGCTTTGAAGAGCACGCAGATGAAGAGGAGCTGAAGGTCCAAGAAGAACAAATCACCAGCTCAATTGAAGAGTTAAGTTACTATGAAAAAGAGTCCAGCTCAGAGGAGGAAAAAGCTCATGTGGACAGATATAAAGGAGAAACTGTAACCCACCAAGCAGCTCCTGCACTGGCAACACAGTCTGAAGGCACTACCTCTGAAAAGTCTGTGGAGAAGGTCCAGTCTGAAGAAATTATTTCCCAGTCAGTTGCAGAGAGAGTAATTCTTCTAGAAAAGCGAGTTGCTGatgcagagaaaagaaaaagcacaacaaAAAGTTCTGCAGTCAGATTTTACTCGCAAAAAGATACCCCTCAGGACTCAGACGACGAGGATTTACCCTGTGAATCACCCACATCTCAGGTGACTCTCTGCACCCGATCGGCTCCCCAGTCGTCGTTATCCTTCAGCTACGACTCCAGTGGCGTTATAACCACCGAGCCCGAAGGCAGCAGGGTCAGATCCATCAGGGAGATGTTCTTAGCCAGGAGCGCCACCAACATCCAGCAAACTCGTTTCCCAATTCCTCACACATCAGAGCTGGCTGAGCTAAGAGCCGAGACCTCCGTCAGTGGTGGATATCAATCTCAGACTTCAAGCGAACTGTCGAGCGGGGAAGATGATTCGGCGCGGAAATCCATCACTAAAGGCTTCGTGAGGAGGACAATCGAAAGGCTTTACGGCAAGAAGGACGCTAATACTGATGAGGAAGCAAGTGAAAGGCCCCCATCTGAGCCAAAGCAGGAGAAAAATGGACAGTCGGGCATCCTCGCTTCCTTCCACACAGCCCGATCCAAAGCAATGTCTGAGCTCTCATACTTCTACTCCACAAATGCCCTCGACACCTTAAGTGAAGCGACGAGATGCATCGCTTTTAACGCACAGGTCGGGCCAGGCGACAGCATTCCCATTGATAACGGACGCTGGCTGCTTAGAGACAACACCCTCATCCGAAAGTCTGTTTCAGATCCAATTGGAATCAACAAATCTTTTACAAACACTCCTGAAGGCAAAGGAGCGTTTGAGGACACAGAGGAGAAAAGTCCCTATTCTCTGTTCGCCACAAAACCTGAACCAGAAGAAGACAAGACCAAACTGCTTTCCAGGAAGTGCACCTACTTTTCTTTGCCCCACGGCAGCGAGTCGGACATATGTCAGGACGAGCTGAGCACGGCGAGCAAAAGCAGCGCAAATGGCGACAGCATCACAGAGGAAAAGGACAGCTCAGAAGACACCAAGACGTGGGCCGAGAGGAACGGCATGCTGCCTGGCCTGACTGACTTTAAGATGATAGACAACAAAGTGCACCCAGTGATGGAGCCTCAACCTGAAGGCGACGTTGTAGTGGTGGTGCAGCCTGGAAAAGGTCAGGGTGCCGTTAATAGAAGGCTCCCGGAGCAGGACATATTAGATGTACTATACAATTTTTGTGGACAGCATTGTCCTTTACTGTAA